A segment of the Thermoplasmatales archaeon genome:
TAATTGAAATAGTTAAAGAAAAACTCTACAGGCTTGTAATTGAAATAATTCCTCCTGGCAATATTCTTCTTTTAAATGATGAATGGAAGATAATTTTACCGCTCACCCATCAAAAATGGAAGGATAGAATATTGACAACTGGAGAGAAATATATTTTTCCTTCCGCAAAAAATCCAAAGAAGATTTCGGAAGAGGAATTCAATAAAAGAGAAGATATCCTGAGCTTGTTAATAGAAAATGGCTTGCCAAGAATATATGCAGAGGAAATATCAAACTATGAAGAATTCAGAAATTTCATAAAAAAATTAGAAGAAAAAAATTTTGAGCCCCAGATAATAAAGAATTCTGAATTTATAGATGTGGTCCCATTCTCATTGAAAAGATACGATGGCCATGAAAAAATATTTTTTGAAAGCATGAATGAAGCATGTGATGAATATTATCACTCGATAAGAAAAGAAGAAAGGAAAGAGGAAAATGATATAGAGGAAAAAATAGCAAGGCGCATAGCAAAGCAGGAGGAGGCAATAAAAAAATTTGAAGAAGAGGAGAAAAGATACAAGGAAGAAGGTGATGCTATTTTTGCAAATTATGAAAGGGTTGAAAGAATACTTAAAGAAGGGGGAGAAGGAATAATAAGGAAGAAATATCCATTTGTGGAAGTTGAATTGCCTTATATGGATAAAAATATGATTTTAAAGATAGATTTGAGGAAAGGAGTTTATGAAAATGCAAATGAAAAATATCTGAAAAGCAAAAAAATGAGGGAAAAAATAGAAGGAGCAAAAAAAGCAATAGAAGAAACAAAGAAAATGGTTAAATCCCAAAAAGAGAAGAAAGAAAAGAAGAAATTCTGGTTTGAAAATTATAGGTGGTTCATTTCATCTGATGGAAACATTGTTGTTGGTGGAAAGGATGCGAAAACAAATGAAAGGCTAGTTAGAAAATATCTTAAGGAAGATGATATATATGTGCATGCGGAAATACACGGGGCGCCGTCGTGCGTGATAAAGGCGAGTGGTATAGATGGAAAACCTTTGAAAATAAGTGAAAATACAATTAAAGAGGCATGCCAGTTTGCGGTTTCTTATTCAAAAGCATGGGATCAATTTTCTGTTTGTAATGCATACTGGGTTTATCCATGGCAGGTCTCAAAAACTCCTGAAGCAGGTATGTATTTGCCAAAGGGTGCATTTATGATAAGGGGGAAAAGAAATTATGAAACTTGCTTACTTGAGATTGCTATCGGGCTTGTTAAGATTAAGGGAGTTGAGAAAATAATGGGAGCACCATCTTCTGCTGTTAAAAGGCTTTCTGAAAAATGGGTTGTTCTTGTTCCTGGAGGAGAGGATGCAAATAAAGTTGCGAAAAATCTTGCTAAACTTTTTGACGTTGAGATAGAAGATGTGCAGAAAGCAATGCCCCCTGGAAAAGTGCAACTAAAAGAGGAAAATATATGAAAGTGATTGATCTTGATTTAAAGAAAGGTATTGCAAAATTAATTATTCAAAGCAAAGAGGATTGCTGGCATTTATACAATATAATAGAAGAAGGTGACTTTTTGTCAGGATATACATTTAGAAGCAGAAATGATAGTAGCGAGAAGATAAGGAAGAAGAAAGAGGAAAAGGAAAGGGTCTATCTCAAAATAGAGGTAACTGATAAGGAATTTCATGAATTTACAGACAAACTCAGGATAAGGGGAAAAATTGTTGAAGGCGAGGAAGCGGGAGCATATCATACCTTTTCAATTGAGCCAAATATGGAAATAAAAATAGAAAAAGAGTGGAAGGAACACCATTTAAAAAGGCTGAAAGAAGCGGAGGAAATTAAACCAAAATTTGCGGTTCTTGTTATAGATGATGATGAGGCAACACTTGCAATAATTCATGAATACGGGGTGGAAGAAAAATTTCACATTTTTTCTAATAAATCTGGAAAAGATTACAAAAACGGATATGATGAAAAGGAATATTATGGCCAGATATTAAAAAAGATAAAGGAGATAAGCTTGCCCTTAGCAATAGTTGGGGCGGGTTTTGAAAAGGATAAATTTTTATCATTTGCAAAAGGTGAGATTAAAAATTATTTTGTTGATAGTGTATTTAATTCAGGTATGGCAGGGGTATATGAAGCGATAAAAAGAGGAATAGTCAGCAAATTTATGGAGGAAAATAGAGTTGCAAAAGAAATAGGAGTGGTTGAAAAAATTCTTGAAGAAATTTCAAAAAATGGAAATGTTGCTTACGGCAAAAGCGAGGTAGAAAAATATGTTGATTTGGGAGCGGTTGAAAAATTGGTTATATTAAATTCTCTTGTAAGGGAAGAGGAGGAAACCATAAGGAAGGCAGAGGAAAATAGGGCGGAAATAATTTTTGTTAGTGAGCTTCATGAAGGAGGGAAAAAATTAACAGCTTTAGGGGGAATCGCTGCTCTTTTGAGGTATAAAATTAACTGATTTTCTCTATCTTTGCCTTATAATAGGTATATACTATTTTTACCTGTAAATCATTTCCTTTGTCCAAAATAATCGGCTTTGGTGTTATTGAAAAACTTGCCTTGCATTTAGCATTCTTCATTTCATACTCTTTTAGCTTTTCATATACCTCTGTTTCATTTCCTTCAAAAATAAAATCACTGGGATATTTTCCTTTAACACTTGCCTCTATTTTTTCATATTCAGAGAATGATTTAGAAAAATTCATCTCTGGAATATTTACGGTTGCATCAACCTTATCAGTCCAGTTCCATTTAAATATTAAGCCGTGGAGATTTATATTATCTTTCCACTCCACAGATAAATATATTGAGGATATACCCGCATAATTTTCATCCAATTTTATCTCATATGTTTTTTCTACCCCTTCCTTTCCTAAATAAAATTCATCTGTTATTTCATTGCTGTATTCTCTCCAGCTAATCCTGTATTTTTCTTTTTGTATTTCTTTTGTACCCACATAACTTTTTTCATGGTATACTATACCAATTATCGCAACAATAAGTATCGCAATCCCAACAG
Coding sequences within it:
- a CDS encoding NFACT family protein, which gives rise to MKERLDAIDIYAIVSELKGIEGSYIGKIYQDKDEIFIGLKDKRELFIKSGKWICLSKYRESKAEQPPPFAMGLRKYISGGKVVKVEQYEMDRIVLIEIVKEKLYRLVIEIIPPGNILLLNDEWKIILPLTHQKWKDRILTTGEKYIFPSAKNPKKISEEEFNKREDILSLLIENGLPRIYAEEISNYEEFRNFIKKLEEKNFEPQIIKNSEFIDVVPFSLKRYDGHEKIFFESMNEACDEYYHSIRKEERKEENDIEEKIARRIAKQEEAIKKFEEEEKRYKEEGDAIFANYERVERILKEGGEGIIRKKYPFVEVELPYMDKNMILKIDLRKGVYENANEKYLKSKKMREKIEGAKKAIEETKKMVKSQKEKKEKKKFWFENYRWFISSDGNIVVGGKDAKTNERLVRKYLKEDDIYVHAEIHGAPSCVIKASGIDGKPLKISENTIKEACQFAVSYSKAWDQFSVCNAYWVYPWQVSKTPEAGMYLPKGAFMIRGKRNYETCLLEIAIGLVKIKGVEKIMGAPSSAVKRLSEKWVVLVPGGEDANKVAKNLAKLFDVEIEDVQKAMPPGKVQLKEENI
- a CDS encoding mRNA surveillance protein pelota encodes the protein MKVIDLDLKKGIAKLIIQSKEDCWHLYNIIEEGDFLSGYTFRSRNDSSEKIRKKKEEKERVYLKIEVTDKEFHEFTDKLRIRGKIVEGEEAGAYHTFSIEPNMEIKIEKEWKEHHLKRLKEAEEIKPKFAVLVIDDDEATLAIIHEYGVEEKFHIFSNKSGKDYKNGYDEKEYYGQILKKIKEISLPLAIVGAGFEKDKFLSFAKGEIKNYFVDSVFNSGMAGVYEAIKRGIVSKFMEENRVAKEIGVVEKILEEISKNGNVAYGKSEVEKYVDLGAVEKLVILNSLVREEEETIRKAEENRAEIIFVSELHEGGKKLTALGGIAALLRYKIN